The genomic interval GCGGCTCAACCGGGCGATCATCGCCGAGCGGGCCGGCGAGGCCCTGCGCGGCGCGGTCGAGCCGGTGGCCGACCGGCCGCACAACTTCCTGGAACCGAGGGGGGCGGCATCCTCCACCGCAAGGGGGCCGCGCCCGCCGACCGGGGGCTGGTGCCGATCCCCGGCTCGCGGGAGACCCTCTCCTATCTCGTGCGGCCGCGGGTCGATGCGTCTCCGGACGCGCTCGCCTGCCTCGCCCATGGCGCCGGCCGCAAGTACGACCGGGGCTCGATGCACGGCCGCATCGAGCGGGTGCGCTCGGTGCGCGAGGGGCTCAAGCGCAACCCGTTCGGCGGGATCGTGGTCTGCGAGGACCGCAATCTGCTGATCGAGGAGGCGGGCGACGCCTACAAGGCGATCGACCGGGTGATCGACGACCTCGTGAGCTTCGGCCTGGCCGAGGTGGTGGCGACCTTCCGGCCGCTCGTCACCTTCAAGACCGGGCTGAGCACGATCGGCCGGCGCGGTGGTTCCCAAGGGGCCGGACAGGGGAGGGGGCGATGAGCCTGCGCCTCCTCGTCACCAGCGGACGCGGCCCGGCCGAGTGCCGGATCGCGCTGTCCCGGGTCGTGCGGCTCCTCCGCCAGGAGGCGGAGGCGTGGGGGCTCGATCTGTCCCAGATCGACGGGCCGCCCCATCCGCAAGGGCACGGGCCGGCCTCGGTCGTGCTCGTCCTCGACGGACCGGAGGCGGCCCGGCTCGCTGCCTCCTGGGCCGGGACGATTCAATGGATCGCCCAGAGCCCGGTGCGGCCGAACCATAAGCGCAAGAACTGGTTCGTCTCGGTCTCGGAACTGCCGCCGCTTCCTTCCGCCCAGGCGATCCGGGAGCAGGACGTCCGGTTCGAGGCGTTCCGGGCGGGCGGTCCCGGTGGGCAGCACCAGAACACGACCGACAGCGCTGTGCGCGCCACCCATGGGCCGACCGGCCTGCGGGTCGTCGCCCGGGAGGAACGCTCCCAGCACCGGAACCGGGACATTGCCCTGAAGCGGCTCGCCGAACTCGTCGAGATCCGGGCCGCGATGGAACGAGGCGCGCTTCAGGACGAGGCGCATCGGCGTCACGACGCCCTGGAGCGGGGCAACCCGGTCCGGGTTCTCTAAGCATCATCCCGAAAGGTGGTTGCCGGCTTTCGGAAAAAAGATGATGCGAAAACAAGAGCCTCAACCATCGTCCCGGATCAGGTATCCAGGACGATGGTTCAGAGAGCCGTGAGGATCTGTCGGCGGCCTTCGGGCTGCGGATCAGATTCCGCCCGCGATATCGATGAACTCGCTCATCGCCACGAGCTGGTCCATCGAGCGGGCGGGCTCGGCGCAGCCGGCCGCACCGACGACACGCGCCGGCACGCCGACGACGGTGGTGTGGGCCGGCACCGACCGGAGCACGACCGAGCCCGCCGCGACCCGGGCACAGGCCCCGACCTCGATGTTGCCGAGGATCTTGGCGCCCGCGCCGATCATCACGCCGCGGCGGATCTTGGGGTGGCGGTCGCCGCCATGCTTGCCCGTGCCGCCGAGCGTCACCGCGTGCAGAATCGAGACGTCGTCCTCGATCACCGCGGTGGAGCCGATCACGACCCCGGTGGCGTGGTCGAAGAACACCCCGCGCCCGATCCGGGCGGCCGGGTGGATGTCGGTCTGGAACACCTCCGACGACCGGCTTTGCAGATAGAGCGCGAGGTCGCGCCGGCCCTGGCCCCAATACCAGTGGGCGAGGCGGTGCGCCTGGATCGCGTGGAAGCCCTTGAAGTAGAGCAGCGGCTCAAGCGCCCGGGTCGTCGCCGGGTCGCGGTCCATCACCGCGAGGATGTCGGCGCGCATGCTCTGGCCGATGCGAACGTCGTCCTGAATCGCTTCGTGGAAGCCGTGGGCGACGAGTTCGCTCGAGAGCGAGGCGTGGCCGAGGCGGGTGGCGACGCGGTGCGCGACCGCAGCCTCCAGGCACGGATGGTTGAGGATGGTGGCAACGAAGAACGAGGCGAGCTGCGGCTCGTCGCGCACCACCGTTTCCGCCTCGGTCCGCACGCGCGTCCAGAGCGGATCGACGATTCCGGCGATGCCTTCGCGCCCGGAGGCCGGGCTGAGCGACGGACTGGCGGACATGCATTCCTCCTCGACAGCGTGGGCTGTCCATCCGGCTTGTGGCCGCGACGGGCTCGCAGCCGGCAGCGTGTTCGCGCCGCCCCGCACGGCCTTGCCGAGGCGGCCCGCTAGACGGGTTATGCCGCCGGGTGGGGCATGGAGTGACGACGCGTATCGCGAAAACCGCGCGGGAGAGAAGCGTCTTCGCCCGCACCGGGTCAAGCCCCACAGCTTGGGGCGATCCCGCGCCGCATCAAGGGGCCGGGTCACACCCTGCGGCGGATGGCGCCGCAAGGCTGCGGTCACGCCGCCGGGCGCCGCCCGCCGGTGTCGTTGCCGCTGAAGCGCGACTCGATCACTTCGATCAGACGCTCGGCCATGACCTCGACCGGCACGTCGGAGGTGTCCACGACGGCAGAGGCGCGGGCGTAGAGCGGCTCGCGGCTGAGCAGCACCGCGCGCAGATCCTCCAGCACCGAGGCCGGATCGCCCTTGCCTTCGACATGACCCTGGTCGCGCACCCGCTGCAGGTGCTCCTCGGGCCGGGCCTGCAGCCAGATCGTGTAGAAGGAGGAGAGCAGCAGGTCGTAGGTCAGCGGCTCGGCGACGATGCTGCCGCCGGTGGCGAGCACCATCGGCCCCGGCTGCTCGGCGAGACCGCGCAGGGCCTTCTGCTCCAGCCGGCGGTAGCCTTCCTGGCCGTAGATCGCGAAGATCTCGCGCACCGACAGGCCGTTCTCGCGCTCGATCTCCGTGTTGAGCTCCACGAAGCGCCATCCGAGATGGGCCGCCGCCATCCGGCCCAGCGTCGATTTGCCGGCACCGCGCAGGCCCACCAGCGCCACGCGCCGCCGGATCGTCCGCGCTTCCGCACCGGTCGAGCCCGCAAGCGCCGACTTGGCCAGGGCGATCTGGTCCGGGCTGGCCTGATCGAGCAGGTCGCGGATGACGCGCCAGTCGGACGAGGCTTCCTGGGTCGAGACGAGATCGTCGAGCCGCATCCCCATCGCATTGGCGACGCGCCGCAGCAGGATGATCGAGACGTTGCCCTGGCCGCTCTCGAGCTGGGCGATGTAGCGCTCGGACAGGCCGGAGGCCTGCGACAGCAGCTTGCGCGACAGCCCACGCACCGTCCGCGCGTGGCGGACGCGCCGGCCGAGTTCGTTGAGGAAGCTCGCTTCTTGATCGGCCGCGTCGGTCATGGCCACACTCACCTCATCGTCCTTTCCGACGCCCGCCTCGATCCGCATCCATGCCGAACAGCTCCGGCGAGGCCTCGACCTCGCGCCCGGAATACTATCCGCTCGTCCGGAGACCCGAACGAGAGACGCCCGCTGCAACGCGCGGGCCAAAGCACGCGGACAGAGCGGGGAACGCGCACATCTGGCGATTGGCGAGCTGCGATGCAACCCGTCGCGCGAGCGTGGCATCCATGCGAACTCGCTAGTGGATAACATATGCTATGCCGCAACGCGAGAGATACGGCCCTGCAAAACACTAGTCCGCCAACGATACGCCCTCGAACAGGGTGCGCCCGAGCGGGTCCGTCCGGAAGCCGTCCACATGGCGCCGGGCCGCCATGTGGACGATGGTGTGGGCGAGCGGCACCCAGGGGACGGCCTCGCGGAATCGGATCTGCGCGTCCCGGTAGAGCCGGGTGCGGGTCTCGCGGTCGTCGGTGCGGCGGGCGTCGAGGACCGCCGCATCGTAGCGTGCGTCGCACCAGCGGGCGAGGTTGGCGCCCCCCGGCGCCGCTGCCCGGCAGCCGAGCAGCACGTTCATGAAGTTGTCCGGGTCGCCGTTATCGCTGGTCCAGCCGTAGAGCATCATCGTCGGCGCGCCGCCGTAGAGCGCTGACCGGTAAGCGGTCCAGTCGCGGGTGGTCAGTCGGGTGCGGATGCCGATGCGGGCGAGGTCGGCGCGGATCATGTCCGCCACGCGCCGGCCATCGGGGTTGTAGGGCCGGCTGACCGGCAGGAACCACAGATCGGTTTCGAACCCCTCGGGAAAACCGGCCTCGGCCAGCAGGCGCGCGGCGGCCTCACGGTCGAAGGCGGGCTCGGGCAGATCGGGGTGGAAGGCCCAGCTTGACGGCGGCAGCGGGTTGCGCGCCACCGTGCCGGCCGGCCCGTAGACGGCCTCGACGATGGCCTTGCGGTCGATGGCGAGACTGACGGCACGGCGGACCCGCCAATCGGTCATCGGCGGGCGCGTGGTGTTGAGGGCGAGGTAGGCGACGTTGAGTTCTTCGCCGGAAAAGAGAGCCAGGTCGGGGTCGGCGCGCACCGCGTCGAGATCCGCCGTGCCGGGAAAGGCCATCACGTGGCACTCGCCGGCCTTGAGCTTGGTCAGCCGCACCGCCGGATTCGGGGTGATCGAGAAGACGAGCCCTTCGATCGTATGCGCTCCGGCATCGGCTGATCGGCGCCAGTAGTCCGGGAAACGGCGATAGCGCAGGGCCACGTCGGGGCGGTATTCGACGAAGCGGAATGGGCCGGTCCCGATCGGCGCGCGGGCCAGCTCGGCTTGCGCGCCCCTTCGTGCGAGATGCTCGGCATATTCCGCCGACAGGATGCCGCCGAAGGCCTGGGCGAGATTGGGCAGGAAGGTCGCGTCCGGCTCCTTGAGGCGGAAGCGGACCTGGCGCTCGTCGAGCCGTTCGATTCCCTCGATCTGGCTGGCGAGGCCGAGGTCGCGGAAATAGGCGAAGTCGCCGCCGACGCGGTGATAGGGATGGTCCGGCTTCCACTGGCGGAGGAAGCTGAAGAGCACGTCGTCGGCGTTGAGCGGTCGGCTCGGCGTGAACCCGGCATTGGCGTGGAAGCGCACGCCCGCCCGCAGGGTGAAGTCGTAGGTCCGCCCCCCGTCGGAGACCTCCCACGATTCGGCGAGCGCCGGCCGCAGGTCTGTGGTGCCGGGGGCGAACTCGACGAGGCTGTTGAACATCTGCCACGTCGCACTCATCGCCGTGGTCGTGGTGACGAGGCCGGGATCGAGGGCTTCCGGGTTGCCCTCGGAGCAGTAGACCAGGGTGCGCACCTGCCCCGGCGCCGCGCCCGTCAGGACGGCGAGGGCCAGCAGCGCGGCGCGGACGAGGCGTCTCATCGCGCCTCCATCCCGGTCGGCCGGCGCGCCGTGCCCGGCCGTTCGGTGCCGCCGGGCGCCCGCGGGAATTCCAGGCGCACGAGGGTGCCCCGGCCCGGCTCGCTCTCGACGGCGATGCGGCCCTGGAGCTTGGCCGTGACGAGGTTGTGCACGATGTGCATGCCGAGCCCGGTGCTGCCGCGGGAGCGGGCGGTGGTGAAGAACGGGTCGAAGATCCGCCGGAGATGGTCCGGCGCGATGCCGCCGCCGTCGTCGATCACCTCCAACCGCACGAGCGCTCCGGGCGCCGAGACCTGCACCGTGATGGTTCCCGGCCGCTCGGCGCCGGCGAATCCGTGCACGACGGCGTTGGCGACGAGGTTGGTGACGACCTGCGCGAGCACGCCGGGATAGGTATCGAGGACGATTCCGGGCGGGACCTCGCGCCGAATTCTGTGGCCGCCCTTGCGCAGCATCGGCTGCAGGCTCGCGAGCAGTTCGCCGAGCCAGACATCGAGGTCGAAGCTCCGGCGCTCGTCGCTCGCCCGGTCCACCGCCACCTGCTTGAAGCCGTGGACGAGGTCGGCGGCGCGGGCCAGGTTCGCGCAGAGCAGTTGCGTTCCCTCGCCGACCCGATCGACGAAATGGATCAGGCGCGAGCGCGAGAGCGTGCCCGCCGCGACCAAGCCCTGGAAGGTCCGCGTCTCGTCGCGCACCAGCGTCGCGGTGGTCAGCGCGATGCCGAGCGGCGTGTTGATCTCGTGGGCGACGCCGGCCACGAGCTGCCCCAGCGAGGCGAGTTTTTCCGCGCGGATCAGGTCGTCCTGGGCATGGCGGAGATCGTGCAGGGCGGTGTCCGCCTGATCCTTGGCCCGCCGCAGCGCCCGTTCGCGCCGGCCGATCTCGGTCACGAAGAAGTTCGTCGCGCGGGCGATGTCGCCGAGTTCGTCCGTGCGCTGCGTGCCGGAGAGTCCCTCCGCCTTCGGGTCGGCAGCGAGCGCGATCATGTCACCCTGAAGCTGGCGCAGCGGCACGAGAATCGAGCGGGCCACCGCCAGGGCGGCGAGGGCTCCGAGCAGCAGGCCGATGGCCGCCCCGGCGAGGAGGAGCCGGCCGAGGAAGGTGCCGAACCGGTCGGCATCCTCGACCGCGTCGTCGTTGAGGTCGCGGGAGGCCTCGCTCAGGCCGGCGGCGAGGCCGTCCATCTCGGCGATCATCGCGTTCTGGCGCTTGAGCCCGTCGATCGTGGTAGCGAGCCGCGCGCGCCAGCCGTCGATGGCCTCGATCATGTCGGATTGAATCAGCGGCGAGATCGGCAGGGCGGAGGCGCTTGCCGAGAGCCGCTCGCCCTCGCTGAGCATCGTGGAGATGGCCTCCGGGTCCCGCCGCGCCAGCGCCTCGGCGGTGCGCTGGCCGAGCTTGAGCGTGGCGATGCCGATATTCTGCGTCGCCTGCTCGGTCGCGTTGGCCTCGCCTGCATAGGTTAGGAGCTGCGCCACCGCGTCGTCGAGCGTCCGCTGCTCGGAGGTCACGATCTTGAGCCAGCGCTCGCCCCACTCGGTCAGCCGGTCGCCGGCCGGCGGCTCGGAGGCGGTCAGCCCCTCGGCCTCCATCGCTTCGGTCTCGCGGGAGGTGGCGCGCAGGGCCGCCGCGAGGTCGCGGCCGGCATGGACGAGGCGGGTGCGCCCGGACTGCGCGGTCTCCTCGCCGCGTTGCCGGGCGAGGGCGCCTTGCCACGCGGCGGCCAGCACGGCGTTGAGCCCCGCCACGACGTCGCGGGTCGCGCGCAGCCGGTTCACCTTCCCCGTCATCGTCCAGGCGAGATCGACATTGGAGGCTTGCTGGCGCTGGCGCGCCTGCTCGGCAAGGTCGGTGAGGCGGTTCGCGCGCTGTCCCATCTCGGCGATGAGGCCGTCGTTCTCGCGGGCGACCGCCGAGAAATCCCGCATCCGCGCCACGTAGCGGTCGAGGGATTGGCGCGCCGCGGCGGCCCGCTCGGCTTGGCTCCGGATGCGGGCCTGATTCTGAAGCGCCTCCAGACCCTGTCCGGCCCTGGCGGTCAGGTCGAAGAACCGTGTCTCGATCGCCGCGCGTGCGTCGGCGCGGGCGGAGACGGAATCGTCGCGGACCATCCGCGCCAGGGTGAGGTCGTGATAGGCGCGGGTGGCGAGCAGGGCGCCGGCCCGGGCTCGCTCGCCTTGGGCGAGAAGGAACCAGCCCGCCGCCGCGATGGCCGCGGCGACGAGGATCGGGACACCGCCGACCAGGGCAATCTTCCGGCCGACCCGCATCCTCGCCCCGTGGCGGGCTCCCTCGGGAGCGTCCTTCGTCGGGGCGGGATCGTCGCCGGAAACGCGTCGCCGGACAAGGGCGTCGCGCCGGTCTGGATGGGGACGGCGAGCCGCGCCGCCCTCATGCGCCCGCCGGGACCGTGTGGCGCCGTTTGCGCACCGGTGTCCCCCGGCCGCCGGAGGTGCCGAAGCGTCCTTCCTTGGTCGGCGTCGTCGGGACGGGCCGGCCGTCGCGCCCGCCCTGCTGGCGCCCGTGCAGGATCTCCCGCAGATGGGCCAGCGTCTCCGCCGAGGCCTCCAGATCCTCCGTTGAGAAATGCGGCATGGCGGCCCTCCTCAACGCGCGGTGAGAGCGATGATGCGGACCTTGCGCCCGTCGGCGGCGCAGGCCGCCGGTTGGTAGGGCCACGCGGCGGCACAGGGGGCGGTCGTCGATGTTTCACCCTTGAGCGCCGGCGCCTCGGACTCCGTGACCTTGGGAGCCATGGCGGCGGGCGCCTCGATGGGCGCCGCGGACAGCGCCGGCTTCGGGCCGGCGGCGGCATCCGTCGCGGCCAAGCCGGCAACGAGGCCGGCGGACAAAACCGCGCTCGCGGCGATCATTGAGACCAATCCCTGCATGACATCCTCCCGCGGCTTTGCCGTCGTCGATGGGAGTGCTTGTAGGCAGGGGGCGTGTCCGGCGTTTTGCGTCGCCCGTCACAGGATCACCGGATCAGGGGGCGATTGTTGCGTCTTGCAGCCGCCGACGAAACATTCGGCGGCGAATGCACCTTCAGTCGCCTTCGGGGCGGAAGATGTAGCCGAGGCCGCGCACGGTGCGGATGTAGCGCGGGTTGGCCGGGTCCGGCTCCACCTTCTTGCGGATGCGGTTGATTCGCACGTCGATCGCCCGGTCGAACGCGTCCGGATCGCGGGCGTCGGCGAGGTCGAGCAGCCGCTCGCGCGACAGGGCCCGCTTCGGATGATCGGCGAAGGCTTTGAGGAGATCGAATTCCGAGCGGGTGAGCGGCTGCTCCACGCCCGCATCGTCGCGCAGGCGCAGGGCATCGAGTTCGAGCCACTTCGTGCCGAACCGAACGGTTCGCGCCGGTGCCGCGGCGTCGGGCGCCGCCTGCGCCGATGGCGGCGCGACCTGGGCCCGCCGCAGCACCGAGCGCACCCGGGCGACGAGTTCGCGCAACTCGCAGGGCTTGGGCAGGTAATCGTCCGCCCCGAGTTCGAGCCCCACCACCCGGTCGATCGGGCTGGCGGTCGCCGTCAGCATGATGATCGGAATCGGGCTTCGCGCCTTCAGATCCCGCACGATGGAGAGGCCGTCCTCCTCGGGCATATTGAGGTCGAGCACGATCAGGTCCGGCGTCCGGATCTGGAGATGGGCCCGCAGTGCCCGCCCGCCCTCGCACAGGGCCACGTCGAAGCCGTGCAGGCGCAGGTAGTCGCCGACCATGGCGCGGGCATCGGCCTCGTCGTCCACGACGGCGATGTGTGGGCCGGTCGCCGTCATAGGCCCGCGCCTGTCCAGTCCGGCGAAGAGAATCGGATGGTCACCTCGATCGTCCCTCGAATCGAAAAGGCACTTTCGGCTGGACTCGACAGCTTTCGCCCTCACCATGCCCGATCCGGCCGCGCTTGGCGACGCCACCGGGAGGGCGATCAACGGATCTTGGCGGACGGGCCGCGCCGAACTTGTGTACGATGATTGAAGCCGCCCAAGGGTGGGGCGGCGGGGCATGTGTTGAGGCCACTCGCCTTTCGATAAGATTTCGTCGCAAGCTTTCGGTCAGCATCGCGGTGTGTGCTTTCGAACGGTGCAACCGCTCGCGCCGCAGCACAAAGGGCGGCGGATGCGCATGCGTTACGCTGATTCGGTAGGCGGAAGCATGTGGGCGACCTCGATGAGCTCGGAAGGCCTTCACGCGATGAACGACGACGACTGGCTCGAACTCATCCCCGACGAGGCCGCGGAAGCGCCGACCCGAGCCGGAACCTGGACCATCGCGGTGGTCGACGACGATCCGGCCGTCCACGAGGGCACCCGCTACGCGCTCGCCGGCTACAGCCTCGACGGGCGGGGCCTCGACATCCTCTCCGCCTATTCGGCGCAGGAGGCGCGGGCGCTGCTGGCCGAGCGGCGCGACGTCGCCATCGTGCTGCTCGACGTGGTGATGGAGACCGACGATGCCGGACTGAGGCTCGTCGATTACATCCGCCGGGAGCTGAAGGAGGAGACCGTCCGCATCATCCTGCGCACCGGCCAGCCGGGGCAGGCGCCGGAGCGGCGCGTGATCGTCGATTACGACATCAACGACTACAAGGCGAAGACCGAACTCACCGCCGACAAGCTCTTCACCAGCCTCACCGCGGCGCTCCGGGCCTACCAGCAGCTCCGGCGGCTCGACGAGACCCGGCGCGGCCTGGAAATCATCATCGACGCCGCGCCGATGCTGCTCGACCACAAGTCGATGCAGCGGCTCGCCGAAGGGGTGCTGACCCAGGTCGCCTCGCTCCTCAACGTCGATTGCGCCGGCATCCTGGTTCTGCGCGAGGATGAGGATGCCGCCGACCGGCGGGAGGGCGGCTTCTGCGTGCTGGCCGGCTCGGGGCTCTATGGCGGCTATGTCGGGCGCGATCCCGGCTGGCCGCTCGATCCCGGCATCCAGCCCCTGGTCGAGCAAGCTTTCGCGGCGCGCCGCCACAGCTTCGGCGACGGCCTCTCCACGCTCTACGTCCAGACCGCGAGCGGCAGCGAGATCGTCGCGCTGATCGACACCGACCGCCCGCTCTCCGATACCGACCGCGCGCTCATCACCCTGCTGGCGGGGCGCCTCTCGGTCGCCTTCGACAACGTGATTCTCTACGAGCGGCTGCAGCGCGCCAACGTCACCCTGGAGCAGCGGGTGGTCGAGCGCACCGCCGAACTGATCCGCGCCAACCGCCGCCTCGATATGCAGCGCTCGGACCTGCGCCGGGCCAACAGCCTCAAGACCGAGATTCTGGGCACCATCGCCCATGACCTGAAGAATCCGCTCTCGGTGATCCTGGGCCGCTCCGAGATGCTGACCGACCTGATCGGCCTCGATCAGGGGGAGGCATCCGGCGCGGAGAAGGCGCGGGCGGCGATGCTGACCCAGGTCGAGCACATCCGCACCTCGGCGACCCGCCTGATCGACATGATCGACAGCCTCATGGCCGACGCCATGAACGACGCCCTCGACATCACCCTGCGGCGCGAGCCCGTCGATCTCGCCGGCCTCGCCCGCGAGGTCTGCGAGGCCAACCGTCCGCTGGCCGAATCGAAGGGCCAGAGCCTGAACACGGATCTGTCCGCCCCGCTCTCGCTATGCGGCGACGCCGAACGGCTGCGCGAGGCGCTCGACAACCTCGTCTCGAACGCGATCAAGTATTCCTATCCCGGCGGCGCGATCACGGTGAGCGTGCGGGAGGAGGGGGGCGACCTCGTCTGCGCGGTGGCCGACCAGGGCCCCGGCCTGTCCCCGGAGGATGCCGGCCGCCTGTTCGGCCGCTACCAGCGCCTCTCGGCCAAGCCCACCGGCGGCGAGGGCTCGACGGGGCTGGGCCTCTCCATCGTCAAGCGCATCGCCGAACTCCACGGTGGCCGCGCCGAGGCGTTCTCCGACGGACCGGGGCAGGGCGCCGTGTTCTCGATGCGGTTCCCGAAGGAGGCGGTGGGGGTGCCGTAGGGGCGGACCCAACGGCCTGACCATGCAGGACGGCTTCCGATCCGGTCTGGGCCGTCACGATATCCAATTCCGGCCATTCCACCGCACCGGTTCTCCAGGGATGGCGCTTGATAACGTTCTTTTTGGATGGTCCTTGCCGATCATCCAAAGCAGACCGCAGCCTATGGTGTGCCAGGGCACACCCAAACGGACTGGCGTCGGCGGCCGCGTGGGGTGGAAGTGATGACGGTCAAGCCGGCGTTGGCATGCGTCCGGACAGGGGGCGCCAGCGGTGCCTTCAGGCGGCCTCAACTGCGGGCAATGGCGACCCTGTTGTCATCCAGGATCATGAAGCGGATGCCGGCACGACGCAGGGCCGCAATGGCTTTCCGGCGAGAGTGGGAGCCCCGGCTATCGGCATCCTCCTCAAGGCGCCGCACCGTCGAGAGCGACAAGCCGCTTGCCTGCGCCAGCATCGTCATCGACCAGTCGAGCAGGGCTCGAGCGGCGCGCAGGTGGTGACCCTCCACTAGCTGTTCCAGGCCTATGCGCATCAGGTCCGCCACCAGCGGCGGAGCGCCGAGCGCAGCGGGATAGAGGATCCCGTTGCGCTCGATCAAGCGCCCGCGCTCGTCAAAGACTGGGACTGAAAGCACCCGATAGCGCTCAGGTTCGCGGTTGCGAAGGTGATGCAGCGGCGCCGCTTGGAACATCTGCTCGGCTTGGCGCTGTGCGATGCTGTCGATAAACGCCGCGCGCTCGGCCGGCGCCACGTCGGCATAGGGATCGGCGATGATATCTTCCATCGGGCGCCCGGAAAACTGCGCCGCCTCGGGCGGAAAGTGATAGGTCCCGTCGAGATCGACGGGGATGAACAGGATGCGGGACGCAGCCAGCAAAGCGCTGCGCCGACGCTGATCGGTCTGGCGCAGCCGTAACAGGGCGGCTGCATCGGTTACGTCCAGGACGATGCCGGCGGCGGCCCGCGGTCGGCCCTCCGGCGTCAGATGCAATTCGGTGCGCATCGTGATCGTGCGCAGCGTTCCGTCCGGTCGCGCGATCCGGATCTCGCGCTTTGGCAGGACGTGGCCCTGCAGGAGATCGGCGGTGCTCGCCAAGTAGAACCGGTCTGCGGGATGGACGAGATCAGTGAGCAGGCTGTAGCTCGCGCGGGTCTGCGTGGGATCGAGCCCGAGCAGGCGGAAGAGGCCGGGCGACCAAGTCTGCTGCCCGGAGGCGAAGATCCAGGCCCAACTTCCCGTCAGCCCGTCATCCTCGATCAGCCGAAGGAATTCTGCCGGAGCGAAGGACAAATTGAGTGGATGCATAAAGTCCTGGTGTAGGCAGTCTGCGACGCACGCGCGCCTTGCTGGATAGTACTAGGCTCTGGACTCATAACCAATAGCTGACGGTGGCTGCGATGGAGACGGCGGCGAGATAGTTGGTTGCGAGCCTGTCGTATCGTGTGGCAACGCGACGGAAGTCCTTGATGCGACCGAACATACGCTCGATGGCGTTGCGGCCTTTGTAGAGGACTGGCGAGAAGCACGGCTTCCAGCGCCGATTGGATTTCGGCGGGATGTTGGGGGCGGCTCCCGTCGCCTCGATCTGCCGACGGATGGCGTCGCTGTCGTAGCCTTTGTCGGCGAGCAGGATGCGGCACCGGGGCGAACGCTCGAGGAGTAAGGCTCCTGCCTTGCAGTCCGCGACCTGTCCGCCTGTCAGCAGGAAAGCAAGCGGGCGGCAGAACCGGTCGGTGAGCGCATGGATTTTGGTCGTGCGCCCGCCCCGCGAACGGCCGATGGCCTGATTATGCTCCCCCTTTTCCGCCGGATGCGCAGCGATGCGCCTTCACGGCCGAGGAATCGATGAGCACCTGCGAGGGTGGGCCGCCAGCCTTGGCCAGGGTCTCGAACAGATCGGTCCAGACCCCCTTGGCCGCCCACCGCACGAAGCGATTGTAGAGCGTCTTTCTTGGACCATAAACCTCGCGTGGCGCATCCGCCCAACGCCCGCCCGACTTCAGCACGTGGATGATGCCGCTGATCACCCGACGGTCATCGACGCGATCCTTGCCTCGCGCATCTGTCGGCAAGTGCGGCTCAATCTTCGCAAACTGTGCGTCCGTCAGCCAAAACTCGTCCATCCGATCCTCCTTCATCACAAAGGAATCACGGACACTCCTGCCAAGCCAAATTTATGGGTCCAGAGCCTAAGTCGAGTGCCGCTGCGCCGGGTTGTAAAAGCGCTCGATGCCCTTGGCGGCGTCCGCCCGAATCCGGTCCCGACTACGTAACATCCCGCCTACGGGCAAATGCT from Methylobacterium sp. AMS5 carries:
- a CDS encoding response regulator, whose product is MTATGPHIAVVDDEADARAMVGDYLRLHGFDVALCEGGRALRAHLQIRTPDLIVLDLNMPEEDGLSIVRDLKARSPIPIIMLTATASPIDRVVGLELGADDYLPKPCELRELVARVRSVLRRAQVAPPSAQAAPDAAAPARTVRFGTKWLELDALRLRDDAGVEQPLTRSEFDLLKAFADHPKRALSRERLLDLADARDPDAFDRAIDVRINRIRKKVEPDPANPRYIRTVRGLGYIFRPEGD
- a CDS encoding IS5 family transposase (programmed frameshift), giving the protein MDEFWLTDAQFAKIEPHLPTDARGKDRVDDRRVISGIIHVLKSGGRWADAPREVYGPRKTLYNRFVRWAAKGVWTDLFETLAKAGGPPSQVLIDSSAVKAHRCASGGKGGHNQAIGRSRGGRTTKIHALTDRFCRPLAFLLTGGQVADCKAGALLLERSPRCRILLADKGYDSDAIRRQIEATGAAPNIPPKSNRRWKPCFSPVLYKGRNAIERMFGRIKDFRRVATRYDRLATNYLAAVSIAATVSYWL
- a CDS encoding DUF3369 domain-containing protein, translated to MWATSMSSEGLHAMNDDDWLELIPDEAAEAPTRAGTWTIAVVDDDPAVHEGTRYALAGYSLDGRGLDILSAYSAQEARALLAERRDVAIVLLDVVMETDDAGLRLVDYIRRELKEETVRIILRTGQPGQAPERRVIVDYDINDYKAKTELTADKLFTSLTAALRAYQQLRRLDETRRGLEIIIDAAPMLLDHKSMQRLAEGVLTQVASLLNVDCAGILVLREDEDAADRREGGFCVLAGSGLYGGYVGRDPGWPLDPGIQPLVEQAFAARRHSFGDGLSTLYVQTASGSEIVALIDTDRPLSDTDRALITLLAGRLSVAFDNVILYERLQRANVTLEQRVVERTAELIRANRRLDMQRSDLRRANSLKTEILGTIAHDLKNPLSVILGRSEMLTDLIGLDQGEASGAEKARAAMLTQVEHIRTSATRLIDMIDSLMADAMNDALDITLRREPVDLAGLAREVCEANRPLAESKGQSLNTDLSAPLSLCGDAERLREALDNLVSNAIKYSYPGGAITVSVREEGGDLVCAVADQGPGLSPEDAGRLFGRYQRLSAKPTGGEGSTGLGLSIVKRIAELHGGRAEAFSDGPGQGAVFSMRFPKEAVGVP
- a CDS encoding PAS domain-containing protein, producing MHPLNLSFAPAEFLRLIEDDGLTGSWAWIFASGQQTWSPGLFRLLGLDPTQTRASYSLLTDLVHPADRFYLASTADLLQGHVLPKREIRIARPDGTLRTITMRTELHLTPEGRPRAAAGIVLDVTDAAALLRLRQTDQRRRSALLAASRILFIPVDLDGTYHFPPEAAQFSGRPMEDIIADPYADVAPAERAAFIDSIAQRQAEQMFQAAPLHHLRNREPERYRVLSVPVFDERGRLIERNGILYPAALGAPPLVADLMRIGLEQLVEGHHLRAARALLDWSMTMLAQASGLSLSTVRRLEEDADSRGSHSRRKAIAALRRAGIRFMILDDNRVAIARS